Proteins encoded together in one Planctomyces sp. SH-PL14 window:
- a CDS encoding substrate-binding domain-containing protein, with the protein MSNPNHLPLELLETFVAIADHDGDAAAAGRQLEISQPTVSKRLAALRRLTADGSRPPWLLLKGKRWLLTSEGERMRGVAADLIRQYRRVEAFAAGGSLPSRPEVSLACGQQAAAGFVKGAVERFLQEQPESRIRLSTARAKARIEGVAAGRFDLAVVAEAPAIIRRTARTELFVETLFEDRLVLAANPRPKATWARQWGELPTDRPAAARDLVGLPFILPEPDATRRQQFDQWIYRSTGQPVDVVIETGGWQTILDFASAGLGVALASQSAIDWLDGTRPEELTTRLLAVRDLHPRIVHLIARKIHGQNEPDLEGTAAGLRSALKRMAEVTTIPR; encoded by the coding sequence ATGTCGAACCCGAATCATCTTCCGCTCGAACTGCTCGAAACGTTCGTGGCGATCGCCGACCACGACGGGGACGCCGCTGCCGCGGGACGCCAGCTGGAGATCTCCCAGCCGACGGTCTCGAAGCGGCTGGCGGCTCTGCGTCGGCTGACCGCGGATGGCTCGCGGCCCCCCTGGTTGCTGCTGAAGGGGAAACGCTGGCTGCTGACGTCCGAAGGGGAAAGAATGCGAGGAGTGGCGGCGGACCTAATCCGCCAGTACCGGCGTGTGGAGGCTTTTGCCGCCGGTGGGAGCCTCCCCTCACGGCCGGAAGTCTCCCTCGCGTGCGGCCAGCAGGCGGCGGCCGGTTTTGTGAAAGGTGCTGTAGAACGATTTCTCCAGGAGCAGCCGGAGTCGCGGATTCGCCTGTCGACGGCGCGGGCGAAAGCGCGGATCGAGGGGGTGGCGGCGGGGCGATTCGATCTGGCGGTGGTCGCCGAGGCCCCCGCGATCATTCGCCGGACAGCGCGGACCGAGCTCTTCGTCGAGACGCTTTTTGAAGATCGCCTGGTCTTGGCCGCCAATCCTCGGCCGAAGGCGACATGGGCCCGGCAATGGGGCGAGCTCCCGACCGATCGCCCGGCGGCGGCCCGGGATCTCGTCGGCCTCCCGTTCATTCTTCCCGAGCCCGACGCGACCCGGCGGCAGCAGTTCGACCAGTGGATCTACCGGAGCACCGGACAACCGGTGGATGTGGTGATTGAAACCGGCGGCTGGCAGACAATCCTGGACTTTGCCTCGGCCGGACTAGGCGTCGCCTTGGCCTCGCAAAGTGCGATCGACTGGCTCGATGGAACTCGCCCCGAGGAGCTGACGACGCGATTGTTAGCGGTCCGAGACTTGCATCCGAGGATCGTTCACTTGATAGCTCGTAAGATTCACGGACAGAACGAGCCGGATCTTGAAGGAACCGCGGCAGGCCTCCGCTCGGCACTGAAACGCATGGCCGAGGTGACGACAATTCCTCGATGA